From the genome of Pseudomonas sihuiensis:
CCTTGCTGCAATTGATCACCCAGACCGCCTGGAACGATCTCGATTACCTGGTGGTGGACATGCCGCCGGGTACCGGCGACATCCAGCTGACCCTGGCGCAGAAGGTGCCGGTGGCAGGCAGCGTGATCGTCACCACCCCGCAGGACCTTGCCTTGCTCGATGCCAAGAAGGGCGTGGAGATGTTCCGCAAGGTGCACATTCCGGTGCTGGGTGTGGTGGAGAACATGGCCGTGCACATCTGCTCCAACTGCGGCCATGCCGAGCACCTGTTCGGTGAGGGCGGTGGCGAGAAGCTGGCCGCACAGTATGGTGTCGAGTTGCTGGCCTCGTTGCCGCTGTCGATGGCCATTCGCATGCAGGCCGATGATGGCAAGCCAACCACCATTGCCGATCCGGAAAGCCAGATCGCCATGATCTACCAGGACCTGGCGCGCAAGGTCGGTGCGCGTATCGCCCTGGCTGGCAAGCCGGCCATGCCCAGCATCGAGATCAGTGAGGACTAACAGCAGCCGCTTAGCGGCATCTGATGACCCTCTTCCGCTTGCGGGAGAGGGTGCCCGAAGTGCGGGAGAGGGCCATGCAGGCGACTCGGTTCTGGCTTGGCTTTCCAATTGCCCTGCGACGTGGGCATCCTGCGCAGCTCTACCACCCGACTTAGTTCAAGCGTCGGAGTATCGAATTTGTAGGAGCGGCGCCCTGTCGCGAATCAGAGCGGCGCACATTTGAAAAGCTTCGCCCCGGGGCGGGGCTCCTACGAAAAGCTGCTTTGGCAGCCTTTCCTGCTTTTGTAGGAGCGGCTTCAGCCGCGAATTTCGCGGATAAATCCGCTCCTGCGGGCATATAAACGCCCACAAAAAAGCCCCGCACTAGGCGGGGCTCTTTTCAAGCAGGTCAGCTCAGGTTAGACAACCTGAACTTCCTCAGCCTGCATGCCTTTCTGACCACGGGTGGCCACGAAAGTCACTTGCTGGCCTTCTTTCAGGCTCTTGAAGCCATCGCTCTGAATGGCTTTGAAGTGTACGAAGAGGTCGTCACCGGATTGCGGGGTGATGAAGCCGTAGCCTTTCTCATCGTTGAACCACTTAACGGTGCCAGTCTGACGATTGGACATGTGATGTCTCCTAACAAAAGTAATAACAGCCCTGGAAAAGCCCAGGCCGGGACTGAGTGCAACGAGTACTAGGAGTCGGACGATGTTTGGATCGAGATCTAGGCATCAAGTAGCGATTCGCGGTGACACATGCAGCACAGTGGGGACACCATACGTGGTTTTATCGCCAAGTGCGAATGCTCGATGCAGCTTTTTTGCAAATAATGACTGATGGGCGCGCCGGCACTCTTTGAAGCGTGGCGCCTGCCTCGGTAAGATGCGCTCACTTTTTTCGTAACCGCCCACTCAGGACACCTCGCCATGAGCATCAAATCGGACAAGTGGATTCGCCGCATGGCCCAGGAACACGGCATGATCGAGCCTTACGTCGAGCGCCAGGTGCGCGGTGCCGACGACAGTCGCGTCATCTCCTACGGTGTTTCCAGCTACGGCTACGACGTACGTTGCGCCGATGAATTCAAGGTGTTCACCAATATCCACTCGGCCATCGTCGACCCGAAGAATTTCGATGAAAAGAGCTTCGTCGACATCAAGAGTGACGTTTGCATCATTCCGCCTAACTCCTTCGCCCTGGCCCGCACGGTCGAATACTTCCGCATTCCGCGTGATGTGCTGACCATCTGCCTGGGCAAGAGCACCTATGCGCGTTGTGGCATCATCGTCAACGTCACGCCGCTGGAGCCGGAGTGGGAAGGTCACGTGACCC
Proteins encoded in this window:
- the dcd gene encoding dCTP deaminase, with product MSIKSDKWIRRMAQEHGMIEPYVERQVRGADDSRVISYGVSSYGYDVRCADEFKVFTNIHSAIVDPKNFDEKSFVDIKSDVCIIPPNSFALARTVEYFRIPRDVLTICLGKSTYARCGIIVNVTPLEPEWEGHVTLEFSNTTNLPAKIYANEGVAQMLFLQSDEACEVSYRDRGGKYQGQTGVTLPKA
- a CDS encoding cold-shock protein, whose translation is MSNRQTGTVKWFNDEKGYGFITPQSGDDLFVHFKAIQSDGFKSLKEGQQVTFVATRGQKGMQAEEVQVV